TTCCAGTCACAGAGGAGATGGTGAAGCCGTTCCTGGCAGAGGGAACCTCTCCACAGAAGGAAATGGAGGTATGAAGGAACAGTGGCTTTAAATGGCTCATAATCTTTGCTTTGGGAAGACTTGTATAGTTGTAAACTAAGTTCTTATATCACAATGGAAAGTCCCTGAATCATATTGCCTCGCTTTATTACAAATCTGTGATACCTCTTCATGTTCTTCTTTTTTCTATCTTTCCTTCCCATACAGAAAGGCAACATATTCCTCTATGACCAGAAGAAGATGGATGGAATAACCCCCAGAACCTATAACGGTGAACCTCTGCACGTGACTGCTGGTCTCTGTTTACTCTACATGAAcccagaaaacaaactgatgcCAATAGCAATACAGGTATTTAAAAGTGAAGTGTTTAACATTCAAGGGGGTTTAGTGGCGTTGGTGGCGGTGacggacccggtgatttaaaccagtaaaaacactgaacaaagctgTTTCACGCTACACATCAGTGTATCTCAGACGCTGCTCATTGCAGATGGGTTTCTAACTAAGGTGGCCAGCAGAAAGTTTAGTTTATCTATTCTGGGTTTCTGTAGAAACACAGTGGCTGTGCCCTAAGGAGTTATaagcagctcattctaaggtccAGAAAACATGATTCTTATGGTAAGGTTATTATACACGAAAAAAAATACgcatatcatattatattccatttctgcaaatatatccccctaatgcctggttcacactacacaacatttttgtctgttctgacagtcactatgtcagattacgCGAttatggagtcataaaatcgtgccatgacttggctgacagacatgacGGACTACATGATGGTCCACACCTATCATCCCTGGTCGTCTTCCATGACGTGTGTGTTGTCATCGGGAGCTACGTTTGAAGCACCGCATGCAaactatgcaagtcactgaatcctccacaacaagttcctgcaaatgtttcacaatgaaagcctttttagaaaatgaagggattctttgaaattataatgggcttttaattttaaacggGTACAGGAAGTTTGAAATGACGACGCGATGCATTACTTTAATAAGGCAAACGAGAAcggtaaaaatataaaaatacagagggaataagaAATAATGGCCTGTTTCTGAtgcagtctgtttcaaatgaagctgatATCCACTGCAGTTGTGCTAAGTAAAAGCTCTGCCACTACTTCATAATGTTATtgctttatatcctccattatgataTATAACTTTCTTTGCTAgcctgatgctaatggcagtactcactgGGTTACTAAaatgcctctgctgtttcatgcTATAATTTTAGCCTTCTTACTCTGTGTGGAAACAGCCCTCGAGCAAATATCAAAAACTCTGGGGTGTTGTTGACATACAGTTGTCCaaggcagcagatcgctctgtgtctCTATTGGTCGAAGTGACAGCTGAAGTCGTGAAGGACaaatagaaaatcaaacatgttagACTTTCTGTCAGGACGTTATGAAACGATGGATCATCTTGCACaacactcacactcactcattcacGATCCGAGCAGACATCATAGGATGCTGCATCAGGCTATAATGGGGCTGATATCgcgtagtgtgaaccaggcataaatcgtacacactggacctttaataactGACAGAGCAAATTAGTGACAGTTTTTATACTGTGTAAACATTAGTTAAAACACTGGTCTAGTCACATGATCTTACTACAATAGTATGTTTCAGAAGTCATGTTGCACTATTTTAACCTataaaaattaaacatgtttttatcacattttagcTGCACCAACAACCCTCTGAGCAGAACCCCATCTTTCTGCCCAGTGACCCAGAGACTGACTGGCTGCTGGCCAAGATGTTCATCAAAAATGCAGATTCCATGGATCATCAAGCAGTTCAACACCTCATGAACACTCACTTTCTGGCTGAGGTCTATACTGTTGCCGCTCTCCGCAACTTCTCTGTGATTCACCCCCTCTATAAGGTAAAATAACAAAGCTGAGGTGATGCAAggtgatgttttttattttgcgcACACAAGTTTATTTTCTCATGTTCACAAAAGTTATTATCTTGTTCTGACAAGTTATTTTCTTGTGCACACAAGTTGTTATCTCATTGGCACATGATAATTATCTTGTGCATGAAAGACAGTTTATTTTCTTGTGTGcacaaaagttgttgttttttttaaatcaccttTTATCAGTTTTTATGACATTACACTGAACAATGAAGACATAATGActagataaataaatactacAAACAATAAAGTAGAAAAATGTTGGAAGGGGTTATATGCACATGTGGGGTAAAGGACTGGCACAAGACATCTTTATTAGTATAGTTTTTCTGAGCTTTAGCTCAGACTGTATTTCAATTGTTCTGTCTTATTCCCATACTTCTAAAcagttttgtttgctttgactTTCTTCTGTGATTGAAACACCCACAAAGTGCTGCTTGTTGTTTGCTTCAATAAGCATCTCACTTTGACTTCCAATATTCTTCCATCTGTCTGTACAGCTGCTGATTCCACACTTCCGATACACTCTCTACGTGAACACTGCAGGCCGCAAAACTCTTTTTGGACCAGAGGGGGCTCTGAGTATAGTATGGTTCTTTAAGATATATATTTCTGAATAATCAAACTGTTCCAATTACATTGCTCTGTGCAAAAATAATCCTTTGCCTTTTATAAACAATGTAGACATTTTTTAAGCTTCAGAAAAAGTATCTGATGGTAATTATTTTTGTATAATTTATATATTAGAGCTCACTTGGATATGATGGCCTGTTTGAGCTCATGAGAAGGGCTCTCTCTGAAACAACCTACAGCTCCCTCTGTCTGCCAGAGAACATCACTGCACGAGGACTGGAGTCCATACCCAACTTCTACTACAGAGATGATGGCCTGAAGCTGTGGAACATCATCaacaggtattttttttattttacaagcAACAGCTTACATGTAGAGAGAGGAAGAGTTGTTGCATCATGACTTCTGGTGTCTTTTTGGGgcactgtctttcttttttcacaaatgtcaatacttaaaaatttaaatcaaattgTTCTGTGTTCACCAGCTTTGTGAAGGCAGTAGTGGAATACTATTACCCCTCAGACAGTGAGGTGTGTAAAGACACTGAGCTGCAGGATTGGATCAGTGAGATATTCACACATGGCTTCTTAGGAAACAAAGCTTCAGGTATTTATCCCTTATTCTGAAATCATTTGTTAACACAGTTTATATATAAAAACTTCATAGTAGCCAgtaatattttacagttttcaaTTCAGATAGTGAATACTAATAATTAACTGAAAATGATTTGCTGTGCTGTCAACAGGGTTTCCAGCAGAGTTTCATACTGTCGAGGAGGTGATCAAGTTCATCACCATGGTGATCTTCACAGTGACAGTTCAACATGCTGCAGTAAACAATGGGCAGGTAAAGAGTTGGGACAGTATTAATGTGTAATCAAGTATTAAGAttgttttaacacattttcaaatgtattaaaaattTGGCAGATGTGTAATCTGCTTCATCCGTTACtacttttcttttaataattcACTTTAGCAGGGTATTAGCTGAGCATTACAACAGAGAAAAGGTTTAAATCCCTTTTTCTGTATTGTTTAACATTAGAAATGGCTTAGTGAATTACCCcacagaatataataaaatgaaatataaataacaaaaacttCAGTGATATACTAAAGGTTCTTTCATATTTTAGTATGACTACTACTCCTGGATGCCCAATGTCTCCCTCCTGTTGCACAAACCTCCTCCAACCACTAAGGGGCAGTCAAGCATGAGGACAATTTTGGAGACCCTCCCAGATGTTGGCGAGACAGTCAGCTTTGCAGCTCTGACTTGGCTGCTTTCAGACAAATACACAGATGTTGTAAGTTTGTCGCGAATAAATACACACTGCATGATCATTATGGTCTATCTACATATTAAAATGTGTTCCTATTctctcatttttttaaacaacaaaatgctACCAGACTAATTTTCTGTcttgtgtttgttattgtggcAGGTTCCCTTAGGTTCATACCCTGAGGAACGCTTCGATGAGCCTGCCCCTAAGCAGATGATTAAGGAATTTCAAGCAGAGCTGTCCTTTCTCAGTGAAGCAATTACATTAAGAAACTCACAGCTTGAAGTACCCTACA
The sequence above is drawn from the Epinephelus moara isolate mb chromosome 12, YSFRI_EMoa_1.0, whole genome shotgun sequence genome and encodes:
- the LOC126398433 gene encoding hydroperoxide isomerase ALOXE3-like; amino-acid sequence: MAEYKIEVTTGDKQYAGTWDHIYVTLFGANGQSERTELDNYGFDFSTGTIGIYTIKTSSSLGKLLLVKVEKDPLLFLSEDEWYFSKVVVTTPEGEAILFPCYRWISRGELVELRGGKAMKGFEEDHPLLIDHRKKELTHKKSLYQWKIMAEGLPHINHSDNASELPAEIRYSKSKSTEADNTKTIIGLELKLKGLVGSNEKWESIEDIKKIFWCKKTTMSEYVSEHWKEDNIYGFQFLNGVNPNVIKRCSELPPNFPVTEEMVKPFLAEGTSPQKEMEKGNIFLYDQKKMDGITPRTYNGEPLHVTAGLCLLYMNPENKLMPIAIQLHQQPSEQNPIFLPSDPETDWLLAKMFIKNADSMDHQAVQHLMNTHFLAEVYTVAALRNFSVIHPLYKLLIPHFRYTLYVNTAGRKTLFGPEGALSISSLGYDGLFELMRRALSETTYSSLCLPENITARGLESIPNFYYRDDGLKLWNIINSFVKAVVEYYYPSDSEVCKDTELQDWISEIFTHGFLGNKASGFPAEFHTVEEVIKFITMVIFTVTVQHAAVNNGQYDYYSWMPNVSLLLHKPPPTTKGQSSMRTILETLPDVGETVSFAALTWLLSDKYTDVVPLGSYPEERFDEPAPKQMIKEFQAELSFLSEAITLRNSQLEVPYTYLNPAEIENSITI